In one window of Candidatus Sulfuricurvum sp. RIFRC-1 DNA:
- the dusB gene encoding tRNA dihydrouridine synthase DusB → MTPKLSFETPVYALAPLAGYTDLPFRNVVKKFGADLTVSEMISSNALAYGSEKTIRMLERSPNEDPYSVQIAGSEEDIVRRAVEVLNGVEDIDIIDLNCGCPVPKIVSHGSGSSLLNDLPRMARIIETIKKTSNKSTLSVKIRLGFESKNHIEIAKLVQDCGADFLAVHGRTRAGKFKAPVDYDAIAEIKAAVGIPVIANGDIDSFEKAQWVLEHTKADGVMIGRGAVGAPWIFHQLKTGSATVDPLIKHAIIMEHLDGMISCYGGRGVVTFRKHIHTYSKGYEGASVLRDLVNRIDDPIHFRAVVDEFFLTHRQIGEGFKASDMKCEC, encoded by the coding sequence ATGACTCCTAAACTCTCTTTTGAAACTCCTGTTTATGCGCTTGCCCCCCTTGCCGGATACACGGACTTGCCATTTCGCAATGTGGTTAAAAAATTCGGTGCCGATTTGACGGTGAGTGAGATGATTAGCTCAAATGCACTTGCTTACGGTTCGGAAAAAACCATTCGTATGTTGGAACGAAGCCCGAACGAAGATCCTTACTCCGTGCAGATTGCAGGTTCAGAAGAGGATATTGTTCGTCGTGCAGTCGAAGTCCTCAATGGTGTTGAAGATATTGATATTATCGATCTCAACTGCGGATGTCCTGTCCCTAAAATTGTTTCTCACGGTTCAGGAAGCTCACTTTTAAACGATTTGCCTCGGATGGCCCGGATCATTGAAACTATTAAAAAAACTTCCAATAAGTCAACGTTGAGTGTTAAAATTCGACTTGGATTTGAAAGTAAAAACCATATTGAGATCGCCAAACTGGTTCAAGATTGCGGCGCTGATTTTCTAGCGGTTCATGGGCGTACCCGTGCGGGAAAATTTAAAGCTCCCGTCGATTATGACGCGATCGCTGAGATTAAAGCTGCTGTTGGTATTCCTGTGATTGCTAACGGCGATATTGACTCCTTTGAGAAAGCGCAATGGGTGTTGGAACACACCAAAGCCGATGGTGTAATGATCGGGCGCGGAGCCGTCGGAGCACCGTGGATTTTTCATCAGCTTAAAACCGGAAGCGCTACTGTAGATCCGCTCATCAAACACGCGATCATTATGGAACATTTAGACGGCATGATAAGCTGTTACGGTGGACGAGGAGTTGTGACATTTCGTAAACACATTCACACTTATTCAAAAGGATACGAGGGTGCATCGGTATTACGCGATCTGGTAAATCGCATCGATGATCCGATCCACTTCCGTGCCGTAGTCGATGAGTTTTTTCTCACTCACCGACAAATCGGTGAAGGTTTCAAAGCTTCTGATATGAAATGCGAGTGCTAA